GCGGCGACCTCATCAGGACTCACCTGGGCATAGCATCCCACCGCGGCCACCCATCCCCGCGGCGAGGCCGCCACCGCCTGGCGAACGGCCTGGCGGCTCTTTGCGTCCGCCTCAGATGTCACCGTGCAGGTGTTGATGATGCTCAGGTCAGCCTCCGCCCGGAAGGGCACCACCTCATACCCCCGCTGACGAAACCGGGCCGCAATAGTATCCGTCTCGGCCTGATTAAGCTTGCACCCCAGGGTATGGAAGCTCACCCGGCGAATTGCCCGTTGCTTATGAAAGTCACTAGTCACCGGCATTTAAGGCTTGATGTGCGGTTGTAGATCCTATGGCAAACACTCAATACAACTAGGAAAATTACCCGTCGAGGGGCCCGAAGGGAACGACTTTTCCGTATGCTGGGGTGGTTCAGGTGGGAGGTACAAGATGTAGGGGCAGGGCGGCTAGGTTCGGGGCTGCAGCACCTGGAAGCTGCGACCGGAGACGTTGGTGAGCGTCAGTTGCACATTGGGCTTGGTGGCATCGCCGGAGGACTGGCCGGTGAAGGCGAGAGTGAGGCTCAAAGGCTGACTAGTGGAGGCTTGACCGTAGACCTTGGCGGTGAATAGGCATACCAGAAGTAGTATCACAAGGGGAATCGTATGTTGGCGGGATTTATGCATCGGAAGTTCCTTTCTGAAATAAATTATCGGATTAACTCCATTGATATGGTTTACCAACCTGTACACGTACTGGCTCCAGTCAGGGTAATCCTGCCATAGGGGGTCTGTTTGGGTGAACCGCCCCAGCCGGGGTACTTATTCGCCAGCGGGTCCACTTGGGTCTAGCCGCCCAACTGGCGAAATCCCGCACACTGCTAAGATATTCGGTGTAATACAAGTGATCCTTTAAATTGGGTGCGTTGCCTTTGCCAAAGGTTACCAGATCATAGCTCATCGTTCCGCCTTTGGTGCATTTCAATTTTCCTTACTCCTCCATGTTCTTACCGGAGGTAATAGTCTAACGCTCCACCCTGAACTGGGGCCAATCTTCTCCCGGCCCTTCGAGGGTAATGGCCCTTATCTTCCACTTGTCCCCAATCTCAGTAAGATGATACACAAGGGTATCCGGCGGATCCTCGAAAATGGTAAACATTGTAGAATCGTCTATTATGCCATACGGATACGGCAGTAGACCAGTGGGCTGTTTCAAATTAAAAAGTTCTTCGAATAAGTCCCGACCTTGCTCCTTATAAATTTCTATTGCCTCGGGGACGAAACATTGGTAAAACGTTGTTGTATCGCCATATTTTAGAGACGCATGCATACACGCCAACGTATAGTTCACACTAGGGAACGTAAATAATTCAACCCCGTAGGGCTCCACCACCTCCCACTTCACACCCCGCACGCCTGGCTCCCTCAGTACAATTTCCTCTACCTTATCCAGATATATTTCAACATCATCCGTCGCCTGAAACCATAGATTTGGCTCAATAAACCTCGTAACCATGGGATTGGGGGCAATTCTGCCTTTCGCATATGGCCGCGTCAATGTCACAACCCCGGTTGCTTGATCAATCTCAGGTACTAGTATTTCGAAACCGTAATAGGTCAGAATTTGAACTGTGTACTTCAGACTCTCTTCATCAATCTGCTCCTTCTGGCACGAAAAAACGAAAAGCAGAAGCAGGATGAATAAGAAATCCAGCCAACGTTTTATGAGAATCATAGCCATCCTCCGATGCATCAATAATTATTAGTAATGCTTTTATTGATTGGATTCAGGACCGGTCGG
The Candidatus Neomarinimicrobiota bacterium DNA segment above includes these coding regions:
- a CDS encoding tRNA (N(6)-L-threonylcarbamoyladenosine(37)-C(2))-methylthiotransferase MtaB, encoding MTSDFHKQRAIRRVSFHTLGCKLNQAETDTIAARFRQRGYEVVPFRAEADLSIINTCTVTSEADAKSRQAVRQAVAASPRGWVAAVGCYAQVSPDEVAA